A portion of the Hoplias malabaricus isolate fHopMal1 chromosome 1, fHopMal1.hap1, whole genome shotgun sequence genome contains these proteins:
- the marc1 gene encoding mitochondrial amidoxime-reducing component 1 isoform X2: protein MEFITNYFAENRKVSLYIAGTSVALLGIGLGYKYMRRQKQLTQVGVVSQLLLHPLKSGKAVPVDAAECLRMGLKCGELQDRYWLVITEDGHMVTGRQEPRLVLVSMTCKGGQICLSGPDMEELRIPLHQPSNPIYSCSSDTEGRDCGDEASRWLTRYFGGKKTYRLVHFEPHLRARRPAENEPAFPKDEEVAYPDAAPIMLMSEASVNDVSSRLGREISVRQFRPSIVVSDCEAFKEDIWDHVQIGQVEMKRVIGCGRCLFTTVDPETGVISRKEPLDTLKTYRPRESSKSTAPVLGQYYTIKKTGILHVGDPVYKISY, encoded by the exons ATGGAGTTTATTACGAACTACTTCGCCGAGAATAGGAAAGTTTCTCTGTATATTGCGGGCACCAGCGTGGCTCTGCTGGGAATAGGACTCGGCTACAAATACATGCGAAGACAGAAGCAGTTGACTCAAGTAGGAGTTGTTTCTCAGCTGCTGCTTCATCCCCTGAAGTCGGGAAAAGCTGTACCCGTGGATGCCGCAGAGTGTTTGAGAATGGGACTGAAGTGCGGAGAGCTTCAAgatcg CTACTGGCTTGTGATTACAGAAGATGGCCACATGGTGACAGGACGACAGGAGCCTCGTCTTGTTCTGGTGTCGATGACATGTAAGGGTGGTCAGATCTGTCTCAGTGGTCCTGATATGGAGGAGTTAAGAATTCCCCTGCACCAGCCTTCCAACCCCATCTACAGCTGCAG TTCAGACACTGAAGGCAGAGACTGTGGTGATGAAGCTTCTCGCTGGCTAACTCGATATTTTGGAGGAAAAAAGACCTATCGCCTGGTGCACTTTGAACCTCACCTGAGGGCCAGGAGGCCAGCTGAAAATGAGCCTGCCTTCCCCAAGGATGAAGAG GTGGCTTACCCAGATGCTGCTCCTATTATGTTGATGTCTGAGGCTTCAGTGAATGACGTCAGTAGCAGACTAGGTCGAGAAATATCTGTTCGTCAGTTCCGGCCCAGCATTGTGGTCAGTGATTGTGAGGCTTTCAAGGAG GACATATGGGACCATGTTCAGATTGGTCAGGTGGAAATGAAGCGAGTCATTGGCTGTGGAAG GTGCCTTTTCACCACTGTTGATCCAGAGACTGGAGTCATCAGTAGGAAAGAGCCATTGGACACTCTCAAAAC CTATCGACCAAGAGAGTCTTCAAAGAGTACAGCACCTGTACTTGGACAGTATTACACAATCAAGAAGACTGGAATCCTCCATGTTGGTGATCCTGTCTACAAAATATCTTATTAG
- the marc1 gene encoding mitochondrial amidoxime-reducing component 1 isoform X1 — protein MEFITNYFAENRKVSLYIAGTSVALLGIGLGYKYMRRQKQLTQVGVVSQLLLHPLKSGKAVPVDAAECLRMGLKCGELQDRYWLVITEDGHMVTGRQEPRLVLVSMTCKGGQICLSGPDMEELRIPLHQPSNPIYSCRIFSSDTEGRDCGDEASRWLTRYFGGKKTYRLVHFEPHLRARRPAENEPAFPKDEEVAYPDAAPIMLMSEASVNDVSSRLGREISVRQFRPSIVVSDCEAFKEDIWDHVQIGQVEMKRVIGCGRCLFTTVDPETGVISRKEPLDTLKTYRPRESSKSTAPVLGQYYTIKKTGILHVGDPVYKISY, from the exons ATGGAGTTTATTACGAACTACTTCGCCGAGAATAGGAAAGTTTCTCTGTATATTGCGGGCACCAGCGTGGCTCTGCTGGGAATAGGACTCGGCTACAAATACATGCGAAGACAGAAGCAGTTGACTCAAGTAGGAGTTGTTTCTCAGCTGCTGCTTCATCCCCTGAAGTCGGGAAAAGCTGTACCCGTGGATGCCGCAGAGTGTTTGAGAATGGGACTGAAGTGCGGAGAGCTTCAAgatcg CTACTGGCTTGTGATTACAGAAGATGGCCACATGGTGACAGGACGACAGGAGCCTCGTCTTGTTCTGGTGTCGATGACATGTAAGGGTGGTCAGATCTGTCTCAGTGGTCCTGATATGGAGGAGTTAAGAATTCCCCTGCACCAGCCTTCCAACCCCATCTACAGCTGCAG AATCTTTAGTTCAGACACTGAAGGCAGAGACTGTGGTGATGAAGCTTCTCGCTGGCTAACTCGATATTTTGGAGGAAAAAAGACCTATCGCCTGGTGCACTTTGAACCTCACCTGAGGGCCAGGAGGCCAGCTGAAAATGAGCCTGCCTTCCCCAAGGATGAAGAG GTGGCTTACCCAGATGCTGCTCCTATTATGTTGATGTCTGAGGCTTCAGTGAATGACGTCAGTAGCAGACTAGGTCGAGAAATATCTGTTCGTCAGTTCCGGCCCAGCATTGTGGTCAGTGATTGTGAGGCTTTCAAGGAG GACATATGGGACCATGTTCAGATTGGTCAGGTGGAAATGAAGCGAGTCATTGGCTGTGGAAG GTGCCTTTTCACCACTGTTGATCCAGAGACTGGAGTCATCAGTAGGAAAGAGCCATTGGACACTCTCAAAAC CTATCGACCAAGAGAGTCTTCAAAGAGTACAGCACCTGTACTTGGACAGTATTACACAATCAAGAAGACTGGAATCCTCCATGTTGGTGATCCTGTCTACAAAATATCTTATTAG